From the uncultured Methanobrevibacter sp. genome, the window CCGTTAACCGTATAAAAGGTAGCTGTATATTTTGTACTTCCTTTATAGTATTTAACTATATCTTTAGCCTGTATTGAAGGCAGTATAGTGATTTTTGTGGATAAGTTTGATGAAATATAATTTTCATCTCCTGCAAATGATGCAGTGACCGAATATTGGCCAGGATTTAATGAGAGATCAATCCTAGCAACACCGTCATTGTCCGTAACGACAGTGTAATCCCTATTATTGATTACAATATCTATTGTCTTATTGGCTAGGGAACAGTTACCATCCTCATCAATTAAAATAACATAATAAGAATCCTTATAATAAATCGTGTCCTTCGGATTAATTATTTCTGTAGGATGTTTACTTGAAATACTATCCACCACTATAGTATCTTCAACTGTTGATATATTATTATCATTTGATACATCCCCATCAACTGCAACCGGCATATCAGCTTCATCGCCAATTACGTTTGCATCCAATGTTTCAGTACCATTTACATCACTTGCATAAATTGCTCCTGCTGAAAATATTGCAACCAAAAGCAATGCAAATGCAAGCAATAATTGTTTGTTCAAAATATTATACCTCCTACAAGTTTGCATCATATCATAACAAACTTTTATTTTAATATACTGATAATAGTATATAAACCTTTTTATTTGCTAAATCTTATTAAAAAACCTTAATTTCAAAAAATAAGTATGAAAAAACATTAAAAATTAATATAAATAAATTGAATATTTAAATAATGCTATGAAAAACTATTATCAAATTAAATCAAGATTGGTCGGATGAAATAAAACTATAGAAAATTACCATTATTACAATCTTTTTATATTAAGATAAAAAAAGTACAAGAAGTTTAAATTAATTTTAAAAAATAATTTGAAAGTTAATAAAAAAAATTATACTATAAAATGATTTTTCAATCAAATTACAGTATTTACAAACTAATTACAAAATTATTAAAAACATCATCAAAACAACCAGAAACAAAATTGCCAGATTAGCCCACCATGGATTATTTTCAGGCAAATCAACATGAGTCATGTTTGTTTTTGTTGAATTTGAATCTGTCACATTTCCAAATATAGGACTAAAACTACCTAAAACTGGCAGATAATTATAGAATATGGATGATGTCGCATTACCACTGAATCCACAACCCTCAAGACAACAAGCTAAAACGGCCCAATCGGGTGTGAAATTCGCAAAACTCTGATTTTCATCCCATGTGAAATTTGCACTAACATTACCGAAATTGTTGAGATAATAGATTATCATGAATTTGAGGTATTCTGTTTCGTTTTCGGTTAGGTTATAATCCCCAAATGTGGATATTATTGAATCAAATATTTTCAGGTAGGTTTCATAGCCTTCCGCACTACTGTTTAGAGTATAGTTTGACTGATTTAAGAGAAATACTTGATATTCACTCATGAAATGTTCGGATTCAGTCCAGTTAAAGTATGAATAGTTTCCATATTGAATCAAGTAGGACTTAATTTTGAAATCCAAATAGTCAAAATCAGTGTAGTTGCCATCATCTAAATCATCATCCCAATCATCATCAGATTCATTATACAAATCATCATCAGACTCATCATCCTCAAAGTCCTCATCATCTAAATCATCATCAGACTCATCATCCTCAAAGTCCTCATCATCTAAATCATCATCAGACTCATCATCCAGATTGTCTTCCAATTCCTCATCCAAATCGAAATCATCATCTGAATTGTCATCTGATACGAAATTTGAATCATCAGCTGCTGAAATTGATCCTACACTTACAACCAGAAGTATTAAAATTATTAAAATTTTTATAATATTAAGATGTTTCAATATTTCCACCTCAATATCATAATATATATTTAACATTATATAAATACCCTAAAGTATTTACTTTAAAAAAAAAGAAATTAATGGAAATTAGTTCCCATTAAAGAATGCTTTAATCCAGTCAAATAATGAATCAAGTGAAAAACCGCCAGTGGAATTTCCATTATTTAGAAATTCACCTACTTGATCTTTATAGTGGTTTACATCACCCTGCACATTTTGCACTTGTTGAATTGTATTTGCCAGATTTTCAATATCCACATTTGTAATGTTGATATTGTTGTTTTGAACATAGTTATTGATAATGTTCACAATAGTTCCATGATCTGTAACGTTACCTTTTGACACTTCCTGTTTAACATCGTCAACCAGTTTTGATAATTTGTCCGCATCCACACCTGAGTTTTCAACAATTTCGGCTTGTGTGTAGATTTCATCGTTTGCAGCTTCTTTTACAGTTTCCGGAATTTTAACATCAGTAACTTCTTCATAAGAATTCATTATTCCTGCAAGAGCAGATTCTCCTGTAGCGGAAACAGGACTGGTTACGTAAACGTGTCCACTGGTTATACCTGCTGATTTCAATGCTGAAATGTACATGTTACCAGTGATTGTTGTGATTTTGGATTTGTCCACACTCACTTCAAGATTGTCATTATCTTTTAAATCGAGGAATGCAGATGATAATATTTGATTTGATGAATAGGATTTACCTGTAATACCACTGGATACTTGATTTACTTGATCAGCAGTGATTACTTTTGAATTCACATTGTTTAAATCAACATTTGCTTGATTTACAAAGAATGCATCAACAACAGATTTATAATCGTTGTTTGCATATGTAGTTTCACCATATGTTATTACAAGATTGGAATCGGCTGCAAATCCGGTTGGAAGCAATAATCCAACAAGGAGTATAGCCAATATTGGTATAGTAATTCTTTTCATTATCTTCACCTCACTATAATTCCTATCTTAAATTAGCGGAAGTAGTATATAAATGTTATAGTTTTTTGTACATATTTTAGTGAATGTTAAGTTTGAAAAAGCATTGTAAAAAATAAACAAACATGTAACAACATATTCTAAAATTTGTTCATTCGTTCGGTTTTTTGAAATGAAAAAATATCCTACTCGCAAAAAACATACAATATTATATAAAACAAAAATCAAAATACAACTAATGAGGTTGTTAATATGAAAAGTAATATATCAGAAGAACTAAACATGAAATTTCCACCAATAGTATTGCTCAAAAGTGACAATAAACCTGAAAATGCAGTCGGACCGAAAAATAATGGAGGATGTGCAATGAGTTTTGTTGCACAAACCATTGCAAA encodes:
- a CDS encoding DUF1002 domain-containing protein; this translates as MKRITIPILAILLVGLLLPTGFAADSNLVITYGETTYANNDYKSVVDAFFVNQANVDLNNVNSKVITADQVNQVSSGITGKSYSSNQILSSAFLDLKDNDNLEVSVDKSKITTITGNMYISALKSAGITSGHVYVTSPVSATGESALAGIMNSYEEVTDVKIPETVKEAANDEIYTQAEIVENSGVDADKLSKLVDDVKQEVSKGNVTDHGTIVNIINNYVQNNNINITNVDIENLANTIQQVQNVQGDVNHYKDQVGEFLNNGNSTGGFSLDSLFDWIKAFFNGN